One stretch of Segatella copri DNA includes these proteins:
- a CDS encoding IS110 family transposase — MQIYGIDLAKEKFDVSFFDLTSKKVSNHPSHKVVKNNFKSIGRFLETLPSDAVLVAEHTGVYGDTLLKCCMDSNVKIAFVGGYVIHRYRATPDRAKTDVLDCALLRDFGERYPDKLKYKTFPEEALYELRQLARHREMLVEQRKQLITADKSEDCRPIRSLTVKRSMDRIKEMLDTEIAETEKEMLKVINGHESIRHNYELVKSVDGVGLITAVELLVKTENFTKITTARQYAAYAGTAPYEKSSGKMDKGAHISKIGNRRSKTLLYICAESARLHNKEIKLYYERRTLIDKKPRHYVLNAIANKLLRIIFTLVEKGEYYDANFIRQDPRVVKYN, encoded by the coding sequence TTCACATAAGGTTGTAAAGAACAATTTTAAGAGTATCGGAAGGTTTTTAGAAACCCTTCCAAGCGATGCTGTATTGGTTGCTGAGCATACCGGAGTTTATGGTGATACTCTCTTGAAGTGCTGCATGGATAGCAATGTGAAGATTGCCTTTGTGGGTGGATATGTCATCCATAGATACAGAGCTACCCCTGACCGTGCCAAGACGGATGTCCTGGATTGTGCACTGCTCAGAGATTTTGGAGAGAGATATCCTGATAAGCTGAAATACAAGACGTTTCCAGAAGAGGCTCTATATGAGCTTCGTCAATTGGCACGCCACCGGGAAATGCTTGTAGAACAGCGTAAGCAGCTAATAACAGCCGACAAGAGCGAGGATTGTCGTCCTATCAGAAGTCTTACCGTCAAGCGAAGCATGGACCGCATCAAAGAGATGTTGGACACGGAAATTGCAGAGACGGAAAAAGAAATGTTGAAAGTCATAAATGGACATGAGAGCATTCGCCACAACTATGAGCTTGTTAAAAGTGTCGATGGAGTTGGGCTGATTACCGCAGTAGAACTATTGGTAAAAACAGAGAATTTCACAAAAATAACTACAGCGCGCCAATATGCTGCTTATGCAGGAACTGCGCCATACGAAAAATCATCGGGGAAAATGGACAAGGGAGCACATATATCCAAGATTGGTAATAGACGGTCAAAGACCTTGTTGTACATCTGCGCAGAAAGCGCCAGATTGCACAACAAGGAGATTAAACTGTATTACGAGAGACGTACTTTAATAGATAAAAAGCCGCGTCATTATGTACTAAATGCCATAGCAAACAAGTTGCTAAGGATCATATTCACCCTCGTGGAAAAAGGTGAATACTATGACGCAAACTTCATTAGGCAAGACCCAAGGGTCGTTAAATATAATTAA